In Dama dama isolate Ldn47 chromosome 9, ASM3311817v1, whole genome shotgun sequence, the following proteins share a genomic window:
- the SLC25A23 gene encoding mitochondrial adenyl nucleotide antiporter SLC25A23 isoform X4, whose amino-acid sequence MDRDGTMTIDWQEWRDHFLLHSLENVEDVLYFWKHSTVLDIGECLTVPDEFSEQEKLTGMWWKQLVAGAVAGAVSRTGTAPLDRLKVFMQVHASKTNRLNILGGLWSMIQEGGVRSLWRGNGINVLKIAPESAIKFMAYEQIKRAIRGQQETLHVQERFVAGSLAGATAQTIIYPMEVLKTRLTLRRTGQYKGLLDCAWQILEREGPRAFYRGYLPNVLGIIPYAGIDLAVYETLKNQWLQQYSHDSADPGILVLLACGTISSTCGQIASYPLALVRTRMQAQASIEGAPQLSMLGLLRHILSQEGVRGLYRGIAPNFMKVIPAVSISYVVYENMKQALGVTSSCLRHRIQCPQAVLDPRSPALNWRILDLLLQVLDLQAQPLDSQETSATVS is encoded by the exons GTCCTGGATATTGGTGAGTGCCTGACTGTCCCGGATGAGTTCTCGGAGCAGGAGAAGCTGACTGGCATGTGGTGGAAGCAGCTGGTGGCGGGCGCGGTTGCGGGTGCCGTGTCCCGGACAGGCACAGCCCCTCTGGACCGCCTCAAGGTCTTCATGCAG GTCCACGCCTCCAAGACCAACCGGCTGAACATCCTGGGCGGCCTCTGGAGCATGATCCAAGAGGGGGGCGTGCGCTCCCTGTGGCGTGGCAATGGGATTAATGTGCTCAAGATTGCACCTGAGTCAGCGATCAAGTTCATGGCCTATGAGCAG ATCAAGCGGGCCATCCGGGGGCAACAGGAGACACTGCACGTGCAGGAGCGCTTTGTGGCTGGCTCCCTGGCTGGTGCCACAGCCCAAACCATCATCTACCCCATGGAG GTGCTGAAGACACGGCTGACCCTTCGCCGGACGGGCCAGTACAAGGGGCTGCTGGACTGTGCGTGGCAGATCCTGGAGAGAGAAGGTCCCCGTGCCTTCTACCGTGGCTACCTGCCCAACGTTCTGGGCATCATCCCCTATGCTGGCATCGACCTGGCCGTCTATGAG ACCCTGAAGAACCAGTGGCTCCAGCAGTATAGCCACGACTCAGCTGACCCGGGCATCCTCGTCCTCCTGGCCTGTGGCACCATCTCCAGCACGTGCGGCCAGATAGCCAGCTACCCACTGGCCCTGGTCCGGACCCGCATGCAGGCCCAAG cctccattGAGGGAGCCCCCCAGCTCTCCATGCTGGGTCTCCTCCGTCACATCCTATCCCAGGAGGGCGTGCGGGGCCTCTACCGGGGCATTGCCCCCAACTTCATGAAGGTTATCCCTGCTGTGAGCATCTCCTATGTGGTCTACGAGAACATGAAGCAGGCCCTGGGGGTCACGTCCAG CTGCCTCAGGCACCGGATCCAGTGTCCTCAGGCAGTGCTGGATCCTAGATCCCCAGCCCTAAACTGGCGGATCCTAGATCTTCTGCTTCAAGTCCTGGATCTCCAAGCTCAACCACTGGACTCTCAAGAAACCTCAGCCACGGTATCCTGA
- the SLC25A41 gene encoding mitochondrial carrier protein SCaMC-3L: protein MGAQPEQAQKPSLRVQNLFKRVKAFFTKTGPPAPPPAPSRNLGCTHVYGYVFGHLGEREPEHPPSQQVLDTGEQLMVPVDVLEVDNEGALWKFLLSGAMAGAVSRTGTAPLDRAKVYMQVYSSKKNFMNLLGGLRSLIQEGGIRSLWRGNGINVLKIAPEYAIKFSVFEQCKNYFCGVHESPPFQERLLAGSLAVATSQTLINPMEVLKTRLTLRRTGQYKGLLDCARQILEQEGTRALYRGYLPNMLGIIPYACTDLAVYEMLKCLWLKSGKDMKDPSGLVSLSSVTLSTTCGQMASYPLTLVRTRMQAQDTVEGSNPTMCGVFRRILAQQGWPGLYRGMTPTLLKVLPAGGISYVVYEAMKKTLGV from the exons ATGGGAGCCCAACCGGAGCAAGCTCAGAAGCCCAGCTTGCGGGTCCAGAACCTGTTTAAGAGGGTCAAGGCCTTCTTCACCAAAACtggtcccccagccccacccccagccccctcccggAACCTGGGCTGTACCCATGTATACGGGTACGTGTTTGGGCACCTGGGGGAAAGAGAACCGGAGCATCCCCCATCGCAGCAG GTGCTGGACACAGGGGAGCAGCTGATGGTCCCCGTGGACGTCCTGGAAGTGGATAATGAGGGAGCCTTGTGGAAGTTCCTCCTCTCGGGAGCCATGGCTGGGGCAGTGTCTCGCACGGGCACGGCCCCTCTGGACCGTGCCAAGGTGTATATGCAG GTCTACTCCTCCAAGAAGAATTTCATGAATCTGCTGGGAGGTCTCCGAAGCCTGATCCAGGAAGGGGGCATCCGTTCACTCTGGAGGGGCAATGGTATCAACGTGCTCAAGATTGCTCCAGAGTACGCCATCAAGTTCTCTGTCTTCGAacag TGTAAAAACTACTTCTGCGGAGTGCACGAGTCCCCACCCTTTCAGGAACGTCTCCTCGCTGGCTCTCTGGCTGTGGCCACTTCCCAGACGCTCATCAACCCCATGGAG GTGCTGAAGACGCGGCTGACCCTGCGCCGGACTGGCCAGTACAAGGGGCTGCTGGACTGTGCCAGGCAGATCCTGGAGCAGGAGGGCACCCGCGCCCTTTACCGCGGGTACCTCCCCAACATGCTCGGCATCATCCCGTATGCCTGCACCGACCTGGCCGTCTATGAG ATGCTCAAGTGTCTTTGGCTGAAGTCAGGCAAGGACATGAAGGACCCTAGTGGCCTGGTCAGTCTATCGTCTGTGACACTGTCCACCACCTGTGGACAGATGGCCAGTTACCCGCTGACTTTGGTGCGCACCAGGATGCAAGCCCAAG ACACTGTGGAGGGTTCGAACCCcaccatgtgtggagtcttccgGAGGATCCTGGCCCAGCAGGGCTGGCCAGGGCTATACCGAGGCATGACCCCCACATTACTGAAGGTGTTGCCTGCAGGCGGCATCAGCTACGTGGTGTATGAAGCCATGAAGAAGACCCTGGGAGTATAA